In Deltaproteobacteria bacterium, one DNA window encodes the following:
- a CDS encoding cyanuric acid amidohydrolase translates to MNVSAFKVGMGAPDDVSEGRKLLDAGAFRAEHVVAILGKTEGNGGVNDYTRALATQCFQLLIAEKSGLTMDDIARKVPIIWSGGTEGLMSPHATI, encoded by the coding sequence ATGAACGTAAGCGCATTCAAGGTAGGGATGGGGGCGCCCGACGACGTGTCGGAAGGGCGGAAGCTGCTGGACGCGGGAGCGTTCCGGGCCGAGCACGTGGTGGCCATCCTCGGCAAGACCGAAGGCAACGGCGGCGTCAACGACTACACCCGTGCGCTGGCGACGCAATGCTTCCAGTTGCTGATCGCGGAGAAGTCCGGGCTCACCATGGACGACATCGCCCGGAAGGTTCCGATCATCTGGTCGGGCGGCACCGAGGGGTTGATGAGCCCCCACGCCACCATCT